One stretch of Schistocerca nitens isolate TAMUIC-IGC-003100 chromosome 11, iqSchNite1.1, whole genome shotgun sequence DNA includes these proteins:
- the LOC126213191 gene encoding protein roadkill-like, whose product MSAAAEVQRTAAVDLGALLDAGEGAVVTLVAGETRLAAHRAVLAARSPVFRAMFQHDTLEASCGEVRMADVEGPVLRQLLSYMYTLQAPQLTDTAPELLTAADRYGLSSLKAACEQQVVAQLEVETAAAAAVLAVRHSCPSLTAATVHFIRAHAFKVMATQGWADAVLEYPKDIVEVSRLLGEPPAEASAGRGSSIPSTATRPLGDPGRSPAAAARHAPPPPDDAAVSRLRREGAG is encoded by the exons ATGTCGGCAGCTGCTGAGGTTCAGAGGACGGCGGCCGTGGACCTGGGCGCCCTGCTAGACGCGGGCGAGGGCGCGGTCGTGACGCTGGTGGCGGGAGAGACGCGGCTGGCGGCGCACCGCGCGGTCCTGGCCGCCAGGAGCCCCGTGTTCCGGGCCATGTTCCAGCACGACACGCTGGAGGCCAGCTGCGGCGAGGTCAGAATGGCGGACGTGGAGGGACCCGTCCTCAGGCAGCTGCTGTCTTACATGTACACCCTGCAGGCACCCCAGCTGACCGACACGGCCCCGGAGCTGTTGACGGCAGCCGACAGATACGGCCTGTCCTCCCTGAAGGCCGCCTGCGAACAGCAGGTGGTGGCGCAGCTGGAGGTGGAGACGGCGGCGGCTGCCGCTGTGCTGGCGGTGAGGCACTCGTGCCCCAGCCTAACTGCGGCCACCGTCCACTTCATAAGGGCCCACGCATTTAAAGTAATGGCGACACAGGGCTGGGCAGACGCCGTGCTCGAGTACCCAAAAGACATCGTCGAAGTCAGTCGGCTGCTTGGTGAGCCACCAGCAGAAGCCAG CGCGGGCCGTGGCTCCAGCATTCCCAGCACCGCCACTCGGCCACTCGGCGACCCCGGACGCTCTCCTGCCGCGGCTGCCCGCCACGCTCCGCCGCCTCCAGACGACGCGGCCGTCTCTCGCCTGCG